From Pandoraea norimbergensis, the proteins below share one genomic window:
- a CDS encoding autotransporter outer membrane beta-barrel domain-containing protein: protein MPMRLLAASVFLAVAALSTDARAQDLIIDTPCISADLSGFCTREHDELDGNSMTVTGDGRARLIGATDRATSLEYLRVLDGGTVEASNLHISGDITSNIADGLLSVVDGSRLALSDSTVINSGDVALSVGRSTRDPSLAPAIASLENVSLKAVGRGVLLTGDALLEMWGGEVIAERGTGRLNYAVQVTDSAFRAYGTRLVGADHAVVVTTEVNPTTAGSEVILSGATLESEDGAAISIYRERGSTPDEFNVSLAIVNGTTIKAGNGTLIEVGFDQVVDDPLSVDITVDNSRLEGDIKFKDYVDSDLTLSNHAVVTGRIEGADRLHLNDGGEWRLIENSQTANIAMQGGIVDIHGTAAEGQYHTLEIGSLSGTGMFRMGVDLTDAVSDQLHLTGGDSTGDFSLAVKNTGTEAKVERHQLVQDDGGSAGFSVVGDKVDFGAYSYSLQKEVIDGKTYWHLVRDGGPSAGTDSVVGIFSAVPTVWAGEAATLRTRLGEVRMAETKEGGVWARTFGNRHNASPTVGQGYSQDQWGLIAGADRVISRDDNGTLLVGAMAGIALDTPGIAVDRAVEHVAEGG, encoded by the coding sequence ATGCCGATGCGTCTGCTCGCGGCATCCGTCTTTCTCGCCGTGGCCGCACTGTCCACCGACGCACGGGCGCAAGACCTCATCATCGACACCCCGTGTATCAGTGCTGACCTCAGCGGCTTTTGCACCCGCGAGCACGACGAGCTCGACGGCAACAGCATGACCGTGACCGGCGATGGCCGAGCCCGGCTGATCGGCGCGACGGACCGCGCGACTTCGTTGGAGTATTTGCGGGTGCTGGATGGTGGCACCGTTGAGGCATCGAATCTGCATATCTCCGGCGACATTACCAGCAACATCGCAGACGGTCTTCTGAGCGTCGTCGATGGCAGTCGGCTAGCGTTGTCCGATTCGACCGTCATCAATAGCGGTGACGTCGCGCTCTCGGTCGGACGCTCGACACGAGATCCGTCGCTGGCGCCGGCGATCGCGAGTCTGGAGAACGTGAGCCTGAAAGCCGTCGGACGTGGGGTGCTCCTGACGGGCGACGCGTTGCTCGAGATGTGGGGCGGTGAGGTAATTGCCGAGCGTGGCACGGGCCGGTTGAATTACGCCGTGCAGGTCACCGACAGTGCGTTTCGTGCTTACGGTACGCGCCTGGTCGGTGCCGATCACGCAGTGGTCGTCACGACCGAAGTCAATCCGACAACGGCTGGCTCGGAGGTCATCCTCTCCGGTGCGACGCTTGAGTCGGAGGATGGCGCGGCCATCAGCATCTACCGCGAGCGAGGTTCCACACCGGATGAATTCAACGTGTCGCTCGCCATCGTGAACGGCACGACCATCAAGGCGGGCAACGGCACGCTGATTGAAGTGGGTTTCGATCAGGTGGTCGATGACCCGCTTAGCGTGGACATTACGGTCGACAACAGCCGTCTGGAAGGCGACATCAAGTTCAAGGACTACGTCGATTCCGACCTTACGCTGTCGAATCATGCCGTCGTCACCGGACGCATCGAAGGCGCTGACCGTCTCCATCTCAACGATGGCGGCGAATGGCGCCTGATCGAGAATAGCCAGACGGCAAACATCGCGATGCAGGGCGGTATCGTCGACATTCACGGCACGGCGGCCGAAGGGCAGTACCACACACTGGAAATCGGCTCGCTCTCTGGCACCGGCATGTTCCGCATGGGCGTGGATTTGACCGATGCCGTGAGTGACCAACTGCATCTGACGGGCGGCGATTCGACCGGTGACTTCAGCCTTGCCGTGAAGAACACCGGCACCGAGGCGAAGGTGGAGCGTCACCAACTCGTGCAGGACGACGGCGGTAGTGCCGGATTCTCGGTGGTGGGCGACAAGGTCGATTTCGGTGCCTACTCGTACAGCCTGCAAAAGGAAGTGATCGACGGGAAGACCTATTGGCATCTCGTGCGTGACGGCGGACCGTCGGCGGGGACCGATTCGGTCGTCGGCATTTTCAGCGCCGTACCGACGGTGTGGGCGGGAGAGGCAGCCACGCTGCGTACCCGTCTGGGCGAAGTGCGTATGGCTGAGACAAAGGAAGGTGGCGTCTGGGCGCGTACGTTCGGTAATCGCCACAACGCGAGTCCGACCGTTGGTCAGGGATATTCGCAAGATCAATGGGGTTTGATCGCGGGTGCAGACCGTGTGATCTCACGCGACGACAACGGCACGCTGTTGGTAGGCGCGATGGCCGGTATCGCCTTGGATACGCCCGGTATAGCTGTGGATCGTGCAGTCGAGCACGTCGCCGAGGGCGGTTAG